In a genomic window of Gloeocapsopsis dulcis:
- a CDS encoding class I SAM-dependent methyltransferase — MPDTLTKLTYQTFQQGKNYFGLAHKILSTRLMNLVSPTEIQSRPIPPDVLFKIQQRLNQLLETDWQDAERGIYPESLLFDNPWEEFFLYYPAVWFDLPQIWERAKQKQYQDFSPDINVEGYPNYYVRNFHHQTGGYLSDASAKLYDLQVEILFGGTADPMRRRILAPLKQGLQEFVNLPPHQLRILDVACGTGRTLKLIRAALPEASLFGTDLSPAYLRKANHLLSQNPGELPQLLQANAEELPYLDNYFHATTCVFLFHELPGPVRQKVIDQCFRVTQPGGVFVICDSIQVSDSPDMVPVMESFHETFHEPFYKHYMTDDLVERLTQAGFENVTTQAYFMSKVFVAHKPA; from the coding sequence ATGCCTGATACTTTAACCAAGCTGACTTATCAGACTTTTCAGCAGGGCAAAAACTACTTTGGTCTAGCGCACAAAATATTAAGCACTCGGTTGATGAACCTGGTTTCTCCAACTGAAATTCAATCTAGACCCATACCGCCTGACGTCTTATTTAAAATTCAGCAAAGACTAAATCAGCTACTCGAAACCGACTGGCAAGATGCTGAACGGGGCATATATCCTGAAAGTTTATTATTTGATAACCCTTGGGAGGAGTTTTTTCTATACTACCCAGCCGTTTGGTTTGATTTACCCCAAATTTGGGAACGGGCAAAGCAAAAGCAGTACCAAGATTTTTCACCTGATATCAACGTAGAAGGTTATCCCAACTACTATGTCCGTAACTTCCATCATCAAACAGGTGGTTATTTGAGCGATGCATCGGCAAAGCTTTATGACTTGCAGGTAGAAATTTTATTTGGTGGTACTGCTGATCCTATGCGACGACGAATTCTCGCGCCACTCAAGCAAGGGTTGCAAGAATTTGTGAATTTACCACCGCATCAATTACGAATCCTAGATGTCGCTTGTGGAACGGGACGTACCTTGAAATTGATTCGTGCGGCTTTACCTGAAGCATCTTTATTTGGAACTGACTTATCACCGGCATACTTACGCAAAGCAAATCACCTCCTATCGCAAAATCCTGGCGAGTTGCCACAGTTGCTGCAAGCTAATGCGGAAGAATTGCCTTATCTAGATAATTACTTCCATGCAACAACTTGCGTGTTTCTATTCCACGAACTACCAGGTCCAGTACGGCAAAAAGTCATTGATCAATGCTTCCGCGTGACTCAGCCTGGAGGTGTATTTGTCATCTGTGATTCGATTCAGGTCAGTGACTCGCCTGATATGGTTCCTGTTATGGAAAGCTTTCATGAAACTTTCCACGAACCATTTTACAAACACTATATGACCGATGACTTGGTTGAGCGTCTAACGCAAGCGGGCTTTGAGAATGTTACGACTCAAGCGTATTTCATGAGTAAAGTGTTTGTTGCCCATAAGCCAGCTTGA
- the sufD gene encoding Fe-S cluster assembly protein SufD, protein MSIQVTPNLNQVSVVSSVDTGFLAELLSLCQTQSSVVQEPELISLLQAIRDRAAAIVQQSKFPTTRDEEWRFTDLSALKSVNFQVAPSSTPNLTALESLLLPEADCSRLVFVNGVYAPDLSAVALPDNVIVSNLDGLPPTYRSRIENYLAQVPGTQEVFTALNTAAIADVAVVWIPKNIVVEKPIHLLFISTASNTPIISQPRCLVVAESNSSVTLIEDYFNQMTNLEAEESEAEVGEPVYFTNAVTEIWLAENAQVNHTRIERDSPEAFHIGKSAIAQARDSRYTCNAITLGAKLSRHNLEIFQTGEQTQTILNGLTKIAGNQLADTHSTLALNHPYGTSHQQHKCIVGDRAHAVFNGKIFVPKPAQQTDAAQLNRNLLLSPKARVDTKPQLEITADNVKCAHGATVSQLDDEEVFYLQSRGLNATDARNLLVNAFAAEIINQIPIPSLKQTLTKTINL, encoded by the coding sequence ATGAGTATTCAAGTAACTCCTAACCTAAACCAAGTCAGCGTTGTATCTTCAGTTGATACTGGGTTCTTAGCTGAGTTGTTAAGCCTGTGCCAAACACAATCAAGTGTCGTCCAAGAACCAGAATTAATATCTTTATTACAAGCAATCCGCGATCGCGCTGCTGCAATCGTACAGCAATCTAAATTTCCCACAACCCGCGACGAAGAATGGCGATTTACCGATCTCTCTGCTTTAAAGTCAGTTAATTTTCAAGTTGCGCCGTCATCAACACCCAACTTAACAGCGCTTGAATCTCTCTTGCTACCAGAAGCAGATTGCAGTCGGTTAGTATTTGTCAACGGCGTTTACGCACCTGACTTATCAGCGGTTGCCCTACCCGATAATGTTATCGTCAGTAACCTTGATGGGCTACCACCAACGTATCGTTCTCGGATAGAAAACTACTTAGCGCAAGTTCCAGGTACCCAAGAAGTCTTTACTGCGCTGAATACAGCAGCGATTGCAGATGTTGCGGTTGTCTGGATACCCAAGAACATTGTTGTCGAAAAACCGATTCATCTGCTATTTATTTCAACTGCAAGTAATACCCCCATTATTTCGCAACCGCGTTGTCTTGTCGTGGCAGAATCGAATAGTAGCGTCACGCTGATAGAAGATTATTTCAATCAAATGACAAACCTAGAAGCAGAAGAAAGCGAAGCCGAAGTCGGCGAACCAGTTTACTTTACCAATGCAGTAACAGAAATTTGGCTGGCAGAAAATGCGCAAGTCAACCATACAAGAATCGAACGCGATAGCCCAGAAGCCTTTCACATTGGTAAAAGTGCGATCGCCCAAGCGAGAGATAGCCGCTACACCTGCAATGCAATTACTTTAGGTGCAAAGCTGTCACGTCACAATCTAGAAATCTTCCAGACTGGCGAACAAACCCAAACAATCCTCAACGGTTTAACTAAAATTGCCGGAAATCAACTAGCTGACACACACAGCACCCTCGCACTCAACCATCCCTACGGTACAAGTCACCAACAACATAAATGCATTGTAGGCGATCGCGCTCACGCTGTCTTCAACGGCAAAATCTTCGTACCCAAACCCGCCCAACAAACCGACGCTGCCCAACTCAACCGCAATTTATTACTCTCACCCAAAGCCAGAGTAGACACCAAACCCCAACTAGAAATCACTGCCGATAACGTCAAATGCGCCCACGGCGCGACTGTCAGCCAACTCGACGACGAAGAAGTCTTCTACCTCCAAAGCCGAGGACTCAACGCCACCGACGCCCGCAACCTCCTCGTCAACGCCTTCGCCGCCGAAATCATCAACCAAATCCCCATCCCCTCCCTCAAACAAACCCTAACCAAAACCATCAATCTCTAA
- a CDS encoding fibronectin type III domain-containing protein: protein MSKDSSFDLLEVQTALTQATAKTENQKSPKPSIIRGPYLQQGTNSSIIIRWATNTPVSGSVLYGTEPHKLSFHAIEAAITCDHTVKLQELESDTKYGSAQDVMMEK, encoded by the coding sequence ATGAGTAAAGATTCAAGTTTTGATTTGCTGGAGGTACAAACGGCATTAACCCAAGCAACAGCTAAGACAGAAAACCAAAAATCACCTAAGCCATCAATTATTCGAGGTCCCTATCTACAGCAGGGCACAAATTCTAGTATCATCATCCGTTGGGCTACGAATACTCCAGTCTCAGGAAGTGTCTTGTATGGTACTGAACCACACAAACTATCGTTTCATGCTATAGAAGCTGCGATAACCTGCGATCATACAGTAAAACTCCAAGAGCTTGAGTCGGATACAAAATACGGTAGTGCTCAAGATGTAATGATGGAGAAGTAG
- the sufB gene encoding Fe-S cluster assembly protein SufB has product MSATVKTLVNQPYKYGFITDIEADTIPRGLSEDVIRLISAKKEEPEFMLEFRLRAFRQWQKMTEPTWSHVKYPQINYQDIIYYSAPKKKPQLNSIEEVDPALLETFEKLGIPLSEQKRLSNVAVDAIFDSVSVATTFKEKLAKEGVIFCSISEALREYPEIVQKYLGSVVPVADNYFAALNSAVFSDGSFVYIPKNTKCPMELSTYFRINSGDTGQFERTLIVAEEGSYVSYLEGCTAPMYDTNQLHAAVVELVALDNAEIKYSTVQNWYAGDENGKGGIYNFVTKRGLCQGVNSKISWTQVETGSAITWKYPSCVLVGDNSVGEFYSVALTNNMQQADTGTKMVHVGKNTRSTIISKGISAGRSSNSYRGLVKVNPNAKGARNYSQCDSMLIGDNAHANTFPYIQVQNNTAKVEHEASTSKIGEEQLFYFAQRGISAEDAVSMMISGFCKDVFNQLPMEFAVEADRLLSLKLEGSVG; this is encoded by the coding sequence ATGAGTGCCACTGTCAAAACCCTAGTTAATCAGCCCTACAAATACGGATTTATCACTGATATTGAGGCAGATACAATTCCGCGTGGACTGAGCGAAGATGTGATTCGGCTAATCTCTGCTAAGAAAGAAGAGCCAGAATTCATGCTAGAGTTTCGCCTCAGAGCTTTCCGTCAGTGGCAAAAAATGACTGAACCTACGTGGTCTCACGTCAAGTATCCTCAGATTAATTACCAAGATATCATTTACTACTCTGCCCCGAAGAAAAAGCCCCAGCTCAACAGTATTGAGGAAGTCGATCCTGCACTGCTAGAAACCTTTGAAAAACTAGGAATTCCTCTCTCAGAGCAAAAGCGACTTTCCAACGTAGCAGTGGATGCTATTTTTGATAGCGTTTCTGTAGCCACAACCTTCAAGGAAAAGCTTGCTAAAGAAGGTGTGATTTTCTGTTCCATTTCCGAAGCCTTACGAGAATATCCAGAGATAGTACAAAAGTACCTAGGTAGCGTTGTTCCCGTTGCAGATAACTACTTTGCCGCCTTAAATAGTGCTGTATTCAGTGACGGTTCCTTTGTCTACATTCCCAAAAACACCAAATGTCCAATGGAATTGTCTACCTACTTCCGGATCAACAGCGGCGATACTGGGCAGTTTGAACGGACGCTGATCGTTGCTGAGGAAGGTAGCTACGTTTCCTACTTAGAAGGCTGTACAGCACCCATGTACGATACCAATCAGCTTCATGCGGCTGTGGTAGAGTTAGTTGCGCTAGATAACGCAGAAATTAAATACTCCACAGTACAAAACTGGTACGCTGGAGATGAAAACGGCAAAGGTGGAATCTACAACTTTGTAACCAAGCGCGGTTTGTGTCAAGGTGTAAATTCTAAGATTTCTTGGACACAAGTAGAAACAGGTTCAGCAATTACTTGGAAGTATCCCAGCTGCGTACTTGTAGGGGATAACTCAGTCGGCGAGTTTTACTCAGTCGCCTTAACCAATAACATGCAGCAAGCCGATACCGGAACCAAGATGGTACACGTCGGTAAAAATACCCGTAGTACGATTATTTCCAAAGGAATTTCTGCTGGGCGTTCCTCGAATAGCTACCGTGGTTTAGTCAAAGTCAACCCTAATGCCAAAGGTGCAAGAAATTATTCACAGTGCGATTCGATGCTGATTGGGGATAATGCTCATGCCAATACTTTCCCCTATATTCAAGTACAGAACAACACTGCCAAAGTAGAACATGAAGCGTCTACTTCTAAAATTGGTGAAGAACAGCTATTTTACTTCGCGCAGCGTGGTATATCTGCAGAAGATGCTGTTTCTATGATGATTAGTGGTTTCTGTAAGGATGTATTCAATCAGTTGCCAATGGAGTTTGCAGTAGAAGCAGATCGACTACTGAGCTTGAAACTAGAAGGCAGTGTAGGCTAA
- the sufR gene encoding iron-sulfur cluster biosynthesis transcriptional regulator SufR yields the protein MAITQQQSSTKQDILHYLLKQGQATAQELATQLEVSPQAIRRHLKDLEAEELIHYVVVQAGMGRPQHMYQLSSQGRDRLRRSSSDSDSYGDFAVSLLDTLAETVGRDQMSSILRKQWERKAIEYRDRVGNGSLKERVAKLVELRKAEGFMAEWYPVDEFKSVGDRFILTEHNCAISNVAESFPSVCTHELDMFAAVLPDCIVERTHWIIDGEHRCGYLVQAR from the coding sequence ATGGCGATTACGCAGCAGCAGTCCTCCACCAAGCAGGATATCCTGCATTATTTACTTAAACAGGGACAGGCAACAGCCCAGGAACTTGCTACGCAGCTAGAAGTCAGTCCACAAGCAATTCGCCGTCATCTCAAAGATCTCGAAGCAGAAGAGCTAATACACTATGTAGTAGTGCAAGCGGGGATGGGACGCCCGCAGCATATGTATCAACTCAGTTCCCAAGGACGCGATCGCTTGCGACGCAGTTCAAGTGATTCAGATAGTTATGGCGACTTCGCAGTTTCTTTATTAGATACTTTGGCGGAGACTGTCGGGCGCGATCAGATGAGTTCCATTTTACGCAAACAGTGGGAGCGTAAGGCAATTGAATATCGCGATCGCGTTGGCAACGGTTCCCTCAAAGAACGCGTAGCTAAGTTAGTCGAGTTGAGAAAAGCAGAAGGATTTATGGCAGAGTGGTATCCCGTAGATGAATTTAAGAGTGTAGGCGATCGCTTTATCCTCACAGAACACAACTGTGCAATTTCTAACGTTGCTGAGTCTTTTCCCAGCGTTTGCACTCATGAATTAGACATGTTTGCCGCAGTTTTACCTGACTGTATAGTAGAGCGTACGCACTGGATTATCGATGGCGAACATCGCTGTGGATATTTAGTCCAAGCAAGATAA
- a CDS encoding YbjN domain-containing protein, with translation MTSFQADPETVATQSLSTNETIDELLDQATSDNPVAVIQTVISSLEEDDSAMVSHTQEGHLWKFKYGSVEVFVQLTGLSDEDTLTVWSAVLKLPAQNEAQLMRRLMEMNWSGTFEACFGIVDEQIVVLASRTLAGVSPGEISRLITIVATIADDNDEALQSEFGTA, from the coding sequence ATGACGAGCTTTCAAGCCGATCCGGAAACAGTTGCTACCCAATCTCTGTCCACGAATGAAACGATCGATGAGTTGCTTGATCAAGCAACCAGCGATAACCCTGTGGCAGTTATTCAAACAGTCATCTCCAGTCTGGAGGAGGATGACAGTGCGATGGTCAGTCACACTCAGGAAGGTCATTTGTGGAAGTTTAAATACGGTAGCGTTGAAGTCTTTGTGCAGCTTACTGGGTTAAGCGACGAAGATACCTTAACAGTTTGGTCTGCGGTGCTCAAACTTCCAGCACAAAATGAAGCACAGTTAATGCGTAGACTTATGGAAATGAACTGGTCAGGAACTTTTGAAGCTTGCTTTGGTATTGTTGATGAGCAGATCGTTGTTTTAGCTTCGCGCACCCTAGCAGGAGTTTCCCCAGGTGAAATCTCGCGATTAATTACCATAGTCGCAACAATCGCCGATGACAATGATGAAGCTTTACAATCTGAATTTGGTACAGCTTGA
- the sufC gene encoding Fe-S cluster assembly ATPase SufC, producing the protein MIVENSKIVLSVRDLTAEVEGTPILKGVNLEIKAGEIHAIMGPNGSGKSTFSKVLAGHPAYKVTAGEVIFQGNNLLEMEPEERALSGVFMAFQYPLEIPGVSNLDFLRVAYNSRRKAQGLEELDAFDFDEVVQEKLEIVKMNPTFLNRSVNEGFSGGEKKRNEILQMALLEPKLAILDETDSGLDIDALKIVASGVNQLATPDNAILLITHYQRLLNYIEPDFIHVMADGRVITSGGKELALELESRGYDWLLEENVSEVGAR; encoded by the coding sequence ATGATTGTAGAAAACAGTAAAATTGTTCTGTCAGTAAGGGATTTGACAGCCGAAGTAGAAGGAACGCCGATTCTTAAAGGTGTCAATTTAGAAATCAAAGCCGGTGAAATCCATGCAATTATGGGACCTAATGGTTCTGGCAAAAGCACATTCTCAAAAGTTTTAGCGGGACACCCAGCCTACAAAGTCACTGCAGGCGAGGTGATTTTCCAGGGTAACAACTTGCTAGAAATGGAACCAGAGGAACGCGCCCTAAGTGGTGTTTTTATGGCGTTTCAGTATCCCCTAGAAATTCCTGGTGTTAGCAACTTAGACTTTTTACGGGTAGCTTACAACTCGCGACGCAAAGCCCAGGGTTTAGAAGAATTAGATGCCTTTGATTTTGATGAAGTCGTCCAAGAAAAACTGGAAATCGTCAAGATGAATCCTACTTTTCTTAACCGCAGCGTCAATGAAGGTTTCTCAGGTGGTGAAAAGAAGCGGAATGAAATTTTGCAAATGGCGCTACTCGAACCAAAGCTAGCAATTCTGGATGAGACAGATTCAGGATTGGATATTGACGCGCTCAAAATTGTCGCTAGTGGAGTCAATCAATTAGCAACTCCAGACAATGCCATTCTTTTAATTACCCACTATCAGCGCCTACTCAATTACATTGAGCCAGACTTTATTCACGTTATGGCAGATGGTCGTGTGATCACTAGCGGTGGTAAGGAATTGGCGCTAGAGTTAGAGTCGCGTGGTTATGACTGGTTACTAGAAGAGAATGTATCTGAGGTAGGAGCAAGATGA
- a CDS encoding lipoate--protein ligase family protein produces the protein MKWRLIPLFAAPGRVQMAIDRWLLEQHSSGSHPSTLRFYTWSPAAISLGYHQHKYPEAWQHLTWQGQLVDLVRRPTGGRAVLHQGELTYAVVTSGLNGSRTQVYQKLCDFLIQGWRSLGIELHYGTAGRGYIDHPNCFGTATSADLVLANGTKLIGSAQLFSQGAVLQHGSIRLEPDTELFAEVFGTKAEPIALPMAIRGECLTVMVAEALMKAATSCFDMQFEVQPLSPLEWAAIESMQIKYGSGKKK, from the coding sequence ATGAAATGGCGGCTAATTCCGCTTTTCGCTGCACCAGGGCGGGTGCAAATGGCGATTGACCGTTGGTTACTCGAACAACATTCTTCTGGTTCGCATCCGTCCACTCTGCGATTTTATACATGGTCGCCAGCAGCAATTTCATTAGGCTATCACCAGCATAAATACCCAGAAGCTTGGCAGCATCTCACTTGGCAAGGTCAACTTGTTGATTTAGTTCGTCGTCCGACTGGAGGACGGGCAGTTTTGCACCAAGGAGAATTAACCTATGCAGTAGTGACATCAGGACTGAACGGTAGTCGCACTCAGGTGTATCAAAAACTATGTGATTTTCTAATTCAAGGGTGGCGATCGCTGGGCATAGAATTACACTATGGAACTGCAGGACGCGGCTATATCGATCATCCCAACTGTTTTGGTACGGCGACTAGTGCGGATTTAGTTTTAGCCAATGGAACGAAGTTGATTGGTAGCGCACAACTTTTCTCCCAGGGGGCTGTTTTACAACACGGTTCAATCCGCTTGGAACCTGACACAGAACTGTTTGCTGAAGTATTTGGTACTAAAGCAGAACCAATTGCTTTACCGATGGCAATACGAGGAGAATGCTTGACCGTCATGGTAGCTGAAGCTTTGATGAAGGCAGCTACAAGTTGCTTTGATATGCAGTTTGAAGTACAACCACTTTCACCGCTTGAATGGGCAGCAATTGAAAGTATGCAGATTAAGTATGGATCTGGGAAAAAAAAATGA
- a CDS encoding trypsin-like serine peptidase → MLPTAVVAAPGFVSKVNDTVITNSNNTYWTPQRLQNAKPLNLPKPTNQLTTQTAPLAGTPVSVSGQAPTVNIPPDLQNKLFQPRQINSVADELVQPNNVGSVGAHFTSSRLVPLSADVVYPYRAVGKLFFTIPGQGDFVCSGAVIKPRIVLTAGHCVHSGSGGQKGFFTNFLFLPAYRDGAAPYKSWSWSYVMTPDAWAKGNGVVPNAADYAMIEINDLPFKGVNRKIGQVTGSLGFKTFSLFPNHATLLGYPGNLDNGNKMHQVTAQSFRTQTPNSVEYGSDMRGGSSGGPWIQNFGVASVGQSGGQNPGLNQIIGITSYGSVSTDPLYQGSSVPDSRFVNMLNTICNRKPGNC, encoded by the coding sequence ATGTTACCCACTGCAGTTGTGGCTGCTCCTGGTTTTGTTTCTAAAGTCAACGATACTGTTATTACCAACAGCAATAACACCTACTGGACTCCACAGCGACTGCAGAACGCTAAACCATTAAATCTACCTAAACCTACCAATCAGCTAACAACACAGACAGCTCCATTAGCAGGAACTCCGGTGAGTGTGAGCGGTCAAGCACCAACGGTTAATATCCCGCCTGACTTACAAAATAAGCTATTTCAACCACGTCAGATTAATTCTGTAGCTGATGAGCTAGTACAACCTAATAATGTTGGTTCAGTAGGTGCCCATTTTACAAGTTCTCGACTTGTTCCCTTGTCAGCAGACGTTGTATATCCCTACAGAGCGGTTGGAAAACTCTTTTTTACAATACCTGGTCAAGGGGATTTTGTTTGCTCTGGTGCAGTTATTAAGCCCAGAATTGTTTTAACCGCGGGTCACTGTGTTCACAGTGGTAGTGGTGGTCAAAAAGGTTTCTTTACTAATTTCCTATTCCTTCCTGCTTATCGAGATGGTGCTGCGCCTTATAAGTCCTGGAGTTGGAGTTATGTAATGACTCCAGATGCTTGGGCTAAAGGTAATGGGGTTGTTCCTAACGCGGCTGATTACGCGATGATTGAAATCAATGATTTACCCTTCAAAGGAGTTAACCGCAAAATCGGTCAAGTAACTGGCTCCCTTGGTTTTAAAACTTTTAGTCTTTTTCCTAACCACGCAACTCTACTTGGTTATCCAGGTAACTTGGATAATGGCAATAAAATGCATCAGGTTACTGCTCAAAGTTTCCGTACCCAAACTCCCAATTCGGTAGAATACGGTTCTGATATGCGAGGAGGTTCAAGTGGTGGACCTTGGATACAGAATTTTGGAGTAGCATCTGTGGGGCAAAGTGGCGGACAGAATCCTGGTTTAAATCAAATTATTGGAATTACTTCTTACGGATCTGTATCAACTGATCCGCTATATCAAGGCAGTTCTGTTCCTGATTCTCGCTTCGTTAATATGTTGAACACAATCTGCAACAGAAAACCTGGAAACTGTTAG